One window of the Chloroflexota bacterium genome contains the following:
- a CDS encoding FAD-dependent oxidoreductase: protein MKPLKKLFTPIKIGAMELKNRIVMAPMTTTWAPTDGTVPQQMIDYWEARAKGGVGLIIFETVVIDAAFPYIVQSVGLWDDKLIPSFKRWVDAMHAHGAKVAPQISHPGPESFSWIFGVQPVGPSVLVSRRHGQACRELTVDEIKKIIEQYGDAARRAREAGCDCMELHAGHRYMLAASFLSPLRNQRTDEYGGTIDGRLRFVLEVVDNIKRKAGKDFPVIIRISGDEHVPGGRDLMDTLYIAPKLVEAGVDAIEISGGVDPEHTYRVLPCMGMPPGLNVPAAAAVKQMVNVPVIVVGKITDPRFADDILVKEYADIIMMGRALLADPELPNKAKAGRFEDIAPCTSCGQGCLRMPLTFEGFTCVINPTIGKEKEMVITPAAKPKKVLVIGGGPGGLEAARVAAIRGHDVTLWEKASKMGGQLNLAPIPPTKQDMARWVIYLTTQVKKAKVKVELNKEATPELIEQFKPDVVIVATGGKPLIPPIPGVQGKKVATGADVLTGKVAISRGNVVIIGGGMVGCEVADWIANPGLDQTSGCTNITIIEMLQDIALDEIPQSRMVLLPRLRENGIKAITSATVKEILEDGVVYTKNGRDETIRGMDFIILTCGATSVDELSEKIKGKVPEVYVIGDAKKARKVLEAIAEGAELARKI from the coding sequence ATGAAGCCGCTGAAGAAGCTATTCACACCCATCAAGATCGGAGCAATGGAGCTGAAGAACCGTATCGTTATGGCTCCCATGACCACCACCTGGGCACCTACCGACGGTACTGTGCCACAGCAGATGATCGACTACTGGGAGGCCCGGGCGAAGGGAGGGGTGGGGCTGATCATATTCGAAACTGTGGTCATCGATGCCGCTTTCCCGTATATAGTCCAGAGCGTCGGACTCTGGGATGACAAGCTCATCCCCAGCTTCAAGAGGTGGGTTGACGCCATGCATGCCCACGGCGCTAAGGTGGCACCGCAGATCAGCCATCCAGGACCGGAGTCATTCTCCTGGATATTTGGAGTACAGCCCGTAGGGCCTTCTGTATTGGTCAGCAGAAGACACGGGCAGGCCTGCCGCGAGCTCACTGTGGATGAAATAAAGAAGATCATAGAGCAGTACGGCGATGCAGCAAGACGGGCGAGAGAGGCCGGCTGCGACTGCATGGAATTGCACGCCGGTCACCGATATATGCTGGCTGCCTCGTTCCTGTCACCATTGCGCAACCAGAGAACTGATGAGTACGGGGGCACCATCGACGGCCGACTGAGATTCGTTCTGGAAGTGGTGGATAACATCAAGAGGAAGGCCGGGAAGGACTTCCCGGTGATCATCCGCATCTCGGGCGATGAGCATGTGCCCGGCGGGAGAGACCTGATGGACACGCTGTACATAGCCCCCAAGCTGGTAGAGGCCGGTGTAGATGCCATCGAAATCTCCGGCGGGGTAGATCCTGAACATACCTACCGGGTGCTGCCATGCATGGGGATGCCCCCAGGGTTAAATGTGCCTGCCGCGGCTGCTGTGAAGCAGATGGTGAATGTGCCGGTTATAGTGGTAGGAAAGATCACCGATCCCCGTTTTGCAGATGACATTCTCGTTAAGGAATATGCCGACATCATAATGATGGGGCGAGCCCTCCTGGCCGATCCCGAGCTACCCAACAAGGCAAAGGCCGGCAGGTTCGAAGATATCGCTCCCTGCACTAGCTGCGGGCAGGGATGTCTTCGGATGCCATTGACGTTCGAGGGCTTCACCTGCGTCATCAATCCCACAATCGGCAAGGAGAAGGAGATGGTCATCACCCCTGCAGCCAAGCCGAAGAAGGTGCTGGTGATCGGGGGTGGCCCCGGAGGCCTGGAGGCAGCCCGTGTGGCTGCAATCAGGGGGCACGATGTCACCCTGTGGGAGAAGGCCTCCAAGATGGGAGGACAATTGAACCTGGCGCCCATTCCACCCACAAAGCAGGACATGGCCAGATGGGTCATCTATCTCACCACTCAGGTGAAGAAGGCTAAGGTCAAGGTGGAATTGAACAAGGAGGCTACGCCGGAGTTGATCGAGCAGTTCAAGCCGGACGTGGTTATTGTGGCCACCGGAGGCAAGCCTCTCATTCCGCCCATACCAGGTGTGCAGGGGAAGAAGGTGGCTACGGGAGCCGATGTGCTCACGGGTAAGGTCGCTATATCCCGCGGGAACGTGGTCATCATCGGAGGTGGCATGGTGGGCTGCGAAGTAGCTGACTGGATAGCCAACCCCGGCCTGGACCAGACCTCAGGATGCACCAACATCACTATCATTGAAATGTTGCAGGACATCGCTCTGGACGAGATCCCACAATCGAGAATGGTGCTTCTGCCAAGGTTGAGAGAAAATGGCATCAAGGCCATAACCTCAGCCACAGTGAAGGAGATTCTGGAGGATGGGGTGGTCTATACCAAGAACGGCCGCGACGAGACCATCCGCGGCATGGACTTTATCATACTGACCTGCGGCGCCACATCGGTGGATGAGCTGAGCGAGAAGATCAAGGGCAAGGTGCCGGAGGTCTATGTTATCGGCGATGCCAAGAAGGCCCGCAAGGTACTCGAAGCCATCGCCGAAGGCGCAGAACTAGCCAGAAAGATCTGA
- a CDS encoding NAD(P)/FAD-dependent oxidoreductase has protein sequence MSKDERYDVVIVGGGHNGMTTAAYLAKCKLSVCVLEERTESGGPCETVEPMAGVRIYPHAMLMYGAPSPGFEQLELWKHGFRMSWSPMDLMKSMGAIGQPTTAGIEAPNPKDMEGFAKLSGLASATPFVQELLRATFWCPPHPPEVEVTDENVPYMQVYKERQPDVWTPELREMTMFDLMDEHMKTESVKTMLAFAAWASGAAGHWEGVAIPSFLSDILILIAGKLSVPRGGLHGYFHAIHRADVANGVVVRTCCPVDEIIIRDGRAVGVRLRDNAASGAKTLWANKAVIAAVDYKQTFLKLIGKQHLDPGFVQRIKDISLKGGSLYVSTLHTRRPIRWREKFRVMDEVGLGPNKTPCGAVYPSDSRQIYYENVMDVDGRKGNPTVPPERLMWFLTPSQAFDPTDCQGYHPKGYISAAFEVNVPPPEYHIEGPDAIDKIKDKLNAYMREAFSQALDGLDSDNIIHHWAATPYEAEFRHSGLVGGTWCGTRHCRDQLWTQRPLPELARYRTPIDGLYHCHQTSGHPGALCLMAIPYNLMHILIEDGIAQPGKWWYPSPWYIPQQGKISAIPPR, from the coding sequence ATGAGCAAGGACGAAAGATACGATGTGGTGATTGTGGGTGGTGGGCACAACGGCATGACAACGGCGGCATATCTGGCCAAGTGCAAGCTGAGCGTCTGCGTATTGGAGGAGAGGACAGAGTCCGGCGGGCCCTGTGAGACCGTGGAACCCATGGCCGGGGTGCGTATCTATCCCCATGCCATGCTCATGTACGGAGCTCCATCTCCGGGCTTCGAGCAACTGGAGCTTTGGAAGCACGGCTTCCGCATGTCCTGGAGTCCGATGGATCTTATGAAGTCCATGGGTGCCATAGGCCAGCCGACCACGGCCGGTATCGAGGCGCCCAACCCGAAGGACATGGAGGGGTTTGCCAAGTTGAGCGGCTTGGCCAGCGCGACTCCCTTTGTGCAGGAGCTTCTGCGGGCCACATTCTGGTGCCCGCCCCATCCGCCTGAGGTGGAGGTCACGGACGAGAACGTACCCTACATGCAGGTGTACAAAGAGCGGCAGCCGGATGTGTGGACCCCGGAACTGCGTGAGATGACCATGTTTGACCTCATGGACGAGCACATGAAGACCGAGTCGGTCAAGACTATGCTGGCATTCGCAGCGTGGGCCTCAGGGGCGGCCGGCCACTGGGAGGGTGTGGCCATTCCTTCTTTTCTTTCAGACATCCTCATCTTGATAGCAGGGAAGTTGAGCGTGCCACGCGGCGGCCTGCACGGCTATTTCCACGCTATACATCGTGCGGACGTGGCCAATGGCGTCGTGGTGCGCACCTGCTGTCCCGTTGATGAAATTATCATCCGGGATGGCCGGGCCGTGGGGGTGCGACTGAGGGATAACGCTGCTTCGGGCGCGAAGACACTATGGGCCAACAAGGCCGTGATCGCCGCGGTGGACTACAAGCAGACCTTCCTGAAGTTGATCGGGAAGCAGCACCTGGACCCCGGTTTCGTCCAGCGCATAAAGGACATCAGTCTTAAGGGAGGGAGTCTCTATGTGTCCACCTTGCACACGCGTAGGCCCATCCGCTGGCGTGAGAAGTTCAGAGTGATGGATGAGGTGGGGCTAGGCCCTAACAAGACTCCCTGTGGGGCCGTCTACCCCTCGGATTCGCGACAGATCTACTACGAGAACGTGATGGATGTGGATGGTCGCAAAGGCAACCCGACCGTGCCGCCGGAGAGACTGATGTGGTTTCTCACCCCATCGCAGGCGTTCGACCCCACTGATTGCCAGGGTTATCATCCCAAGGGGTACATATCGGCAGCTTTTGAGGTCAATGTTCCCCCGCCAGAGTACCACATCGAAGGGCCAGATGCCATCGATAAGATCAAGGATAAGCTCAATGCCTACATGCGCGAAGCCTTCTCTCAAGCGCTGGATGGCCTGGACTCGGATAATATCATTCACCACTGGGCAGCGACACCGTACGAAGCTGAGTTCCGCCACAGCGGCCTGGTCGGCGGGACCTGGTGCGGCACCCGGCACTGCCGTGACCAGCTATGGACGCAGCGCCCGCTGCCCGAGCTGGCCCGCTACCGGACGCCCATCGACGGACTCTACCATTGCCATCAAACTTCCGGGCATCCGGGCGCGCTGTGCCTGATGGCTATCCCGTACAACCTGATGCACATCCTGATCGAGGACGGGATCGCCCAGCCGGGCAAATGGTGGTACCCGTCGCCTTGGTATATACCCCAGCAGGGCAAGATCTCGGCCATACCCCCGAGGTAG
- a CDS encoding NAD(P)/FAD-dependent oxidoreductase: MREQPIFKMFDEFPDETTWDVVIIGGGPNGLMAGAYLAKAGLKVAVVERRFEVGGGLATEEIIFPLYSSNPHVVYHMMVDYMPVIKDFNLDDHALVWVKPNSQTAMVFEDGKSLVLTRMIEDTKDSISKFSFKDAIAFGKVMRTWRRIVNEIVAPATYIPPMSPIDLSVAMQRTPIGAEMLEMVDRSPLEIINDVFENDRVRALMLYSSCMWGLDPMETGIGFFVPLLLDRGMNKCLCYGGSHKFAAAMAREIVRNGGMILEAAEATKILMNNGRVEGVLIGYEERTLRAKVVMSTLDPQTTFFDLVGKDNLPASLKDAVEGWKYDKWSFYTLHVASEEAPHYACDDTWVNEAFMTVFGFESTGQLLAHWDNVVKGKIGSNFGGHSTCESLFDPHLSRKPGKHVSFFQMHAPYEIEGGWEKRAKELDEAILAKWQRVAPNMKKANIIGTNNETPEDIAIRFPNMRRGAIKHGDYRPVQMGCFRPNQECSSTRTPIEGLYVCGVSTYPGGLVLGGPGYLGANKVAEDLGVKKWWKPTPEMEKYVKTYLT, encoded by the coding sequence ATGCGAGAGCAACCTATCTTCAAGATGTTCGACGAGTTCCCCGACGAAACCACCTGGGACGTCGTTATCATCGGAGGCGGCCCCAACGGTCTGATGGCCGGAGCGTATCTGGCCAAGGCCGGACTGAAGGTGGCCGTGGTGGAGCGCCGCTTCGAAGTCGGAGGCGGGCTGGCCACGGAGGAGATCATCTTCCCTCTGTATTCCTCCAACCCGCACGTTGTCTATCACATGATGGTGGACTACATGCCGGTGATCAAGGACTTCAACCTCGACGACCATGCCCTGGTCTGGGTCAAGCCCAACTCTCAGACGGCCATGGTGTTCGAAGACGGCAAGTCGCTGGTGCTGACCCGCATGATAGAGGACACCAAGGATTCCATCAGCAAGTTCTCGTTCAAGGATGCCATCGCCTTCGGCAAGGTCATGCGCACCTGGCGGCGCATCGTCAACGAGATAGTGGCTCCGGCCACCTACATACCTCCCATGTCCCCCATCGACCTGTCCGTGGCCATGCAGCGCACCCCCATCGGCGCGGAGATGCTGGAGATGGTCGACCGCAGTCCACTGGAGATCATCAACGATGTCTTCGAGAACGACCGGGTGCGCGCTCTTATGCTCTACTCCAGTTGCATGTGGGGGCTGGACCCCATGGAGACCGGCATCGGTTTCTTCGTGCCCCTGCTTCTGGACAGAGGGATGAACAAGTGCCTCTGCTACGGCGGCTCGCACAAGTTCGCCGCCGCCATGGCCAGAGAGATCGTGCGGAACGGAGGCATGATTCTGGAGGCCGCCGAAGCCACCAAGATCCTGATGAACAACGGACGGGTGGAGGGCGTTCTCATCGGGTATGAAGAGAGGACTCTGCGAGCCAAAGTGGTCATGTCCACCCTGGACCCCCAGACCACCTTCTTCGATCTGGTGGGCAAGGACAATCTGCCTGCCTCTCTGAAGGACGCCGTAGAGGGCTGGAAGTATGATAAGTGGAGCTTCTACACCCTGCACGTTGCCTCTGAGGAAGCCCCTCACTATGCCTGCGATGACACTTGGGTGAATGAGGCCTTCATGACTGTCTTCGGTTTCGAGAGCACCGGGCAACTGCTGGCCCACTGGGACAACGTGGTGAAAGGCAAGATCGGCAGCAACTTCGGCGGTCACTCGACCTGCGAGAGCCTCTTCGATCCCCATCTCAGCCGCAAGCCCGGCAAGCACGTGTCCTTCTTCCAGATGCACGCTCCCTACGAGATCGAGGGCGGCTGGGAGAAAAGGGCCAAGGAACTGGATGAGGCCATTCTGGCCAAATGGCAACGCGTGGCGCCCAACATGAAGAAGGCGAACATCATCGGCACCAATAACGAGACGCCCGAGGATATCGCCATCCGCTTCCCCAACATGCGCCGCGGGGCCATAAAGCACGGCGATTACCGGCCGGTGCAGATGGGCTGCTTCCGCCCCAACCAGGAATGTTCATCCACCAGGACGCCCATCGAGGGCCTCTACGTGTGCGGCGTGTCCACCTATCCGGGAGGGCTGGTGTTGGGAGGGCCGGGATACCTCGGCGCCAACAAGGTGGCTGAGGACCTGGGCGTCAAGAAGTGGTGGAAACCGACGCCGGAGATGGAGAAGTACGTCAAGACATATTTGACGTGA
- a CDS encoding tryptophanase, with protein sequence MYEPYKIAIFEPVRMVDKAYRKKAMAEAGYNTFLLKSEDVYLDLLTDSGTSAMSCYQWEGMTNTGDTPYSSRHYLKMVEEFREILGYNYIIPTHQGRAAEHIMSQCMIKLGQIVPGNMYFTTTKLHQEMAGGVFVDVIVDEAHDPTNPFPWKGNIDLKKLEGEILRAGPENVAYVSFETCVNMAGGQPISMQNAKDVAKLLHKYGIPNMYDATRCVENAYMIKWKDPQYSDKPVKEILRELLSYGDGCTISAKKDFLVNMGGLIACNSPDLNRAFLRMLRVWEGDVTNGGLDSKDIEALHRGLMDSLDDDYIKMRVAQTQEFGRKLQEAGVPIVVPPGSHAVFIDAKRFLPHIDQEEYPAQALTAAIYIDSGVRTMERGNVSKGREPKTGQNYRPKLELVRCTIPRRVYTNSHIDYAVEGIAGLYQKRDRITGLKLAYEPKVLRFFQGRFEPLKEWEF encoded by the coding sequence ATGTACGAGCCGTACAAGATCGCCATTTTCGAACCGGTAAGGATGGTGGACAAAGCATACCGCAAAAAGGCCATGGCGGAAGCCGGATACAACACCTTCCTGCTCAAATCGGAAGACGTTTATCTGGATCTCCTGACCGACAGCGGAACTTCGGCCATGAGCTGCTACCAGTGGGAGGGGATGACCAACACCGGCGACACTCCATACAGCAGCCGCCATTACCTGAAGATGGTGGAAGAGTTCCGGGAGATCCTGGGCTACAACTACATCATTCCGACACACCAGGGCCGGGCCGCGGAACACATCATGTCCCAGTGCATGATCAAGCTGGGGCAGATCGTGCCCGGAAACATGTACTTCACCACGACCAAGCTTCATCAGGAGATGGCCGGCGGGGTTTTTGTGGACGTCATTGTGGACGAAGCGCACGATCCCACCAATCCGTTTCCGTGGAAGGGCAACATAGACTTGAAGAAGCTGGAGGGCGAGATTCTGCGCGCTGGTCCGGAGAATGTGGCTTACGTGAGTTTCGAGACCTGCGTGAACATGGCGGGCGGGCAGCCGATATCCATGCAGAACGCCAAAGACGTGGCGAAACTGCTTCACAAATACGGCATCCCGAACATGTACGACGCCACCAGGTGCGTTGAGAACGCCTATATGATCAAGTGGAAGGACCCTCAATACAGCGACAAACCCGTCAAGGAGATCCTGCGCGAACTGCTGAGTTACGGCGACGGCTGCACCATCAGCGCCAAGAAGGATTTCCTGGTCAACATGGGCGGATTGATCGCGTGCAACAGCCCCGACTTGAACCGTGCCTTCTTGAGGATGCTGAGGGTCTGGGAGGGGGATGTGACCAACGGTGGTCTGGATTCCAAGGACATCGAGGCGCTCCATCGAGGCTTGATGGATTCACTGGACGATGACTATATCAAGATGAGAGTTGCCCAAACCCAGGAATTCGGCCGCAAGCTTCAGGAGGCCGGTGTGCCGATTGTGGTACCTCCGGGCTCACATGCCGTCTTCATTGATGCCAAACGATTCCTGCCCCATATAGACCAGGAAGAATACCCGGCGCAGGCCTTGACTGCGGCCATCTACATTGATTCTGGGGTGAGGACGATGGAGCGCGGGAACGTCTCCAAGGGTCGCGAGCCGAAGACCGGCCAGAACTACAGGCCAAAGCTGGAACTGGTCCGGTGCACCATCCCGCGCAGGGTGTACACCAATTCGCACATAGACTATGCGGTGGAAGGGATAGCGGGACTTTATCAGAAGCGCGACAGGATCACAGGGTTGAAGTTAGCTTATGAGCCAAAAGTCCTGCGGTTCTTCCAGGGCAGGTTTGAGCCGTTGAAGGAGTGGGAATTCTGA